From a region of the Castanea sativa cultivar Marrone di Chiusa Pesio chromosome 10, ASM4071231v1 genome:
- the LOC142613002 gene encoding putative protein phosphatase 2C 75, giving the protein MHQIMAEELKNMWSTRGSTDEWEDLVRAAIEKSFLRMDYVALNLCICGKKGSYCRYCCKPQEYAMVGSTAAVAILTPNRIVVANCGDSRAVLCRAGKPIPLSVDHKPDRLEELLKIKNAGGHIVYRDGFRVNGILDMSRSLGDLFLKTIITSKPSTSITKRDPEDECLIIATDGIWDAISNDLVCQVARTCLKEGSPATALRSSSSSHAMSGDDTKVLFPSKSAFAATILCRLALGRGSTENISVIVADLMGH; this is encoded by the exons ATGCACCAAATCATGGCAGAGGAGCTGAAGAACATGTGGAGCACAAGAGGAAGTACAGATGAGTGGGAAGATCTGGTGCGGGCAGCCATAGAGAAGAGTTTTTTGAGGATGGATTACGTGGCCCTTAATCTGTGCATTTGTGGAAAGAAAGGATCATATTGTAGGTACTGCTGCAAGCCTCAAGAGTATGCTATGGTGGGCTCCACTGCTGCGGTGGCTATCTTGACTCCTAACCGTATAGTCGTTGCTAATTGCGGTGACTCGCGCGCCGTCCTCTGCCGTGCTGGGAAGCCCATCCCTCTCTCTGTTGATCATAAG CCCGATAGACTGGAGGAGTTATTGAAGATTAAAAATGCTGGAGGCCATATTGTTTACAGAGATGGTTTTCGAGTTAATGGAATCCTGGATATGTCTCGCTCGCTAG GGGACTTGTTTCTAAAAACAATCATAACATCAAAACCTAGTACTTCCATCACAAAAAGAGATCCAGAAGATGAGTGCTTGATTATTGCAACTGATGGCATTTGGGACGCTATATCCAATGATTTGGTATGCCAAGTAGCAAGAACATGTCTAAAAGAAGGAAGTCCAGCTACAGCTCTAAGAAGCTCCTCTTCTAGTCATGCCATGAGTGGTGATGACACCAAGGTCTTGTTCCCATCTAAGAGTGCTTTTGCAGCAACAATACTTTGTCGCCTTGCGCTAGGACGAGGAAGTACTGAAAATATCAGTGTTATAGTTGCTGATTTGATGGGGCATTGA